CAAGTCCATGCCCACGCGTAATTCAGCTCGGATTTTCTCAATCGGCTCTTGACCAGTCATAGCGTTTGCTCATCGGCTCACCGATGCCACTTCGGCCTTCGCCTTCTGGCGCACTCTCTTGGCCGCCCTGCCCGGCAACAATCTCTCCTTTTGTATCCCGACGAGGCATTTGCCACGGATGCGAAGGCGCAGGCGCTTCTTCAGCTCCCTTTCATCCCTTGCCGAAAGGCCTCTTGGAATTGAGGCGACGGCGTCAAAGAGAGCGCGCGTGAACGGCTCATCGGCGTCGGGCAGCGAGTAATAGACCCATCGGCCCTCCCTCCGCTCGGTGAGCAGTCCCGCCTGCTTCAATACCCTCAAATGCTTGGAGACGTTGTACTGGGGGATCTCCAGGGAATCGACCAATTCGCAGACGCAGAGACCGCTCTTGGCAATCATCAGTAGGTGCATGATACGGAGCCGCGTCTCATCGCCCAGAGCTTTAAGGATTTCGGCGTACTCCTTCATCGCTCGGATGTTCATATGCGCTGTGAAGCATATATTTCGCCTTCCGCGCTGTCAATGACTTCAACGGCTCGTTCGGCGAGGTCGGCTCGGAGCATCGGGACCCTCGCGCGCGCATCCCAGAATCCCGACTTGTTTTGAATGATGCGCTTCGGATCAGCGGGAGTGGCACGGTCATCCTTTGGGGCCGCGGTCCGGTTCAGTTGAACCTCGAAGAAGAGGCATCGCTTCTCATGACGTTGGATGGCGCGGTTCGCCGATGTGTAGTGGTCAATGAGCGATCTCAAATCTCGCGGTACGCCATGATGTCGGCATCGAGCGCGCGCCGCGCGACCTCGTATCGTTCGTATACGAGCAGTTTCTCGCGCTGTCCCATTAGTGTTGCGCACGGGCGCATGAGGATATCGCATCCTGGGATGTGCGTTGGCGGTCGTCGTGGGGTTGGATATAATCGAGTCTTCAAAGCCATGAAGCGGCGGGTGCTCTTCAT
The genomic region above belongs to Blastocatellia bacterium and contains:
- a CDS encoding metalloregulator ArsR/SmtB family transcription factor; its protein translation is MKEYAEILKALGDETRLRIMHLLMIAKSGLCVCELVDSLEIPQYNVSKHLRVLKQAGLLTERREGRWVYYSLPDADEPFTRALFDAVASIPRGLSARDERELKKRLRLRIRGKCLVGIQKERLLPGRAAKRVRQKAKAEVASVSR